In one Nitrospirota bacterium genomic region, the following are encoded:
- a CDS encoding PA2779 family protein yields MKIPFMKYVTWYLVVAMFIIGIVPKANAGFSPSEVIALSQFDRADDFQKIQRVLEMKIIGQRLHEFGFTQDDIQARLSRLSDAELHKFAQKLDDLNVGGDGLGVVIALLVIAILVVILLELTGHKVVMKKK; encoded by the coding sequence GTGAAAATACCATTTATGAAGTATGTTACATGGTATCTCGTTGTAGCTATGTTTATAATAGGCATCGTGCCAAAGGCAAATGCAGGGTTTTCTCCCTCAGAGGTGATTGCCCTTTCACAGTTTGACAGGGCAGATGACTTTCAGAAAATCCAGAGGGTACTTGAGATGAAGATAATAGGACAGAGGCTTCATGAGTTTGGCTTTACACAGGATGATATTCAGGCACGCTTAAGCCGGCTAAGTGATGCCGAGCTTCATAAGTTTGCCCAGAAGCTTGATGACCTTAATGTTGGAGGTGATGGCCTTGGTGTTGTGATTGCCCTTTTAGTGATTGCAATACTCGTTGTAATTCTGCTTGAGCTTACAGGCCATAAGGTCGTTATGAAGAAGAAATGA
- a CDS encoding peptidase C39 family protein, translating into MMRSKKLNRVGAFKCPPLLFLIFLFSCASYALSGYGSFRTIEDVPFSPQLEYQCGPASLAGVLNFWKVNVSPSDIAKEIYSAGAKGTLNIDMVFYAEKKGLKTAQEIHSLEGIKDAIDSGYPLLVMVDYGFWVYEQNHFMVVVGYKDDGIIVNSGEERHKSIPLRDFFKSWKRTGFWSLLIKP; encoded by the coding sequence ATGATGCGTTCTAAGAAACTCAACAGGGTGGGTGCTTTTAAGTGCCCACCTCTTTTATTTTTAATCTTTCTTTTCTCATGTGCCTCCTATGCTCTTTCAGGGTATGGCTCATTCCGTACCATAGAGGATGTGCCGTTTTCTCCTCAGCTTGAATACCAATGCGGGCCTGCCTCGCTTGCAGGAGTTCTGAATTTCTGGAAGGTGAATGTCTCTCCTTCTGATATTGCAAAGGAGATATACAGTGCAGGTGCAAAAGGCACACTTAATATAGATATGGTCTTTTATGCTGAGAAAAAAGGACTTAAGACAGCTCAGGAAATCCATAGCCTTGAAGGCATTAAAGATGCAATTGATTCAGGCTATCCATTGCTCGTCATGGTTGATTATGGATTCTGGGTTTATGAGCAAAACCATTTTATGGTAGTTGTAGGCTATAAAGATGATGGCATCATAGTGAATTCAGGAGAAGAAAGGCATAAATCCATACCTCTAAGGGATTTCTTTAAGTCATGGAAAAGAACTGGATTCTGGAGCCTCCTTATAAAACCATGA
- a CDS encoding tetratricopeptide repeat protein, which yields MEKNWILEPPYKTMRALYLIVSLFLLYGCAMPEIIVLKDPLSPEEHLNLGVSYEKNGELDLAIKEYKLALKKLPQAYLYLGNAYFLKNEFTEAERYYKKAIEKDPTGDAFNNLAWLYYIRRENLNEAEALVLKAIELEPLKESIYRDTLQKIREVKCVPPK from the coding sequence ATGGAAAAGAACTGGATTCTGGAGCCTCCTTATAAAACCATGAGAGCTCTTTATCTCATAGTTAGCCTTTTTCTGCTTTATGGCTGTGCCATGCCTGAAATAATTGTGCTTAAAGACCCTCTTAGCCCTGAGGAGCATTTAAATTTAGGTGTCTCATATGAGAAAAATGGAGAGCTTGACCTTGCCATAAAAGAGTATAAGCTTGCATTAAAGAAACTTCCGCAGGCATACCTTTATCTTGGAAATGCTTATTTCCTTAAGAACGAATTTACTGAGGCAGAAAGATATTATAAAAAGGCAATAGAGAAAGACCCAACAGGAGATGCCTTTAATAACCTTGCATGGCTTTACTATATAAGAAGGGAAAATCTTAATGAGGCAGAAGCCCTTGTCTTAAAGGCAATTGAGCTTGAGCCTTTAAAGGAAAGCATCTATAGGGATACGCTTCAAAAAATAAGGGAGGTTAAGTGTGTCCCGCCAAAGTGA
- a CDS encoding type II toxin-antitoxin system mRNA interferase toxin, RelE/StbE family, whose translation MYEIKTIKAVKKDIKSLHPKLKDNIKNHHFKKIRESPFGAHELGYAFKGLWSYHFSFEGTEYRIVYEIFEKDKLIVVIMIGKRESFYEKLRRRLI comes from the coding sequence GTGTATGAAATCAAGACCATCAAGGCTGTAAAGAAGGATATAAAATCCCTCCATCCTAAATTAAAAGACAACATTAAAAATCATCATTTTAAGAAAATAAGGGAATCACCTTTTGGCGCTCACGAACTCGGCTATGCCTTCAAAGGGCTTTGGTCTTATCATTTCAGTTTTGAAGGCACGGAATATAGAATAGTCTATGAGATTTTTGAAAAGGACAAGCTAATAGTTGTTATTATGATTGGAAAAAGGGAAAGCTTTTATGAAAAACTGAGGCGAAGACTTATATAA